In one window of Henckelia pumila isolate YLH828 chromosome 1, ASM3356847v2, whole genome shotgun sequence DNA:
- the LOC140875805 gene encoding uncharacterized protein At4g08330, chloroplastic-like yields MSQAEEVSYSCGACGYPLNLTSSNRATSSISSKYRKSINKGFVSFLSIDVSRFTQVDEVNCFPICWGHYRSKTKFLCRKCGVLIGYGYCDSTALCGLESPTSSSASYKKIMIYLNGGFGIAMDFHFCTVSFFKFIWRSFVAELTMTCVRIRRIRYWFHS; encoded by the exons ATGTCCCAAGCGGAAGAAGTCTCCTACAG TTGTGGGGCATGTGGATATCCCCTCAACCTGACGTCATCCAATCGTGCAACTtctagcatatcctccaaataCAGGAAATCAATCAACAAAGGTTTTGTGTCCTTTCTTTCCATTGATGTCAGCCGGTTTACTCAAGTTGATGAAGTGAACTGTTTTCCAATATGCTGGGGACATTACCGTTCGAAAACCAAATTTCTTTGTCGCAAATGTGGAGTTCTCATTGGTTATGGATACTGTGACTCGACTGCACTTTGTGGTCTTGAATCCCCTACTTCTTCTAGTGCATCTTACAAGAAAATCATG ATATACCTAAACGGTGGTTTTGGAATAGCCATGGACTTCCATTTTTGCACGGTTTCCTTCTTTAAG TTTATTTGGAGGTCATTTGTGGCTGAACTTACGATGACATGTGTTCGGATCAGAAGAATAAGATATTGGTTCCACAGTTGA